A single Ctenopharyngodon idella isolate HZGC_01 chromosome 22, HZGC01, whole genome shotgun sequence DNA region contains:
- the tbpl1 gene encoding TATA box-binding protein-like 1 — protein MDPSNDVALDIIVSNVVSVFRTRCHLNLRTIGLEGTNVIYKPEVGKVLMKLRKPRITASIWSSGKIICTGATSEEEAKLGARRLARCLQKIGFKVRFSDFKVVNVLAVCSMPFQIRLIEFTKNNRPIASYEPEIHPAASYRIKNLRSTVQVFSTGNITVTGPNVQSVASAVEQIYPLLFECRKTLS, from the exons ATGGACCCCAGTAACGATGTGGCGCTTGATATCATCGTTTCCAATGTCGTATCTGTCTTCAGAACCAGGTGCCATCTAAACCTGCGTACCATCGGCCTAGAGGGGACTAATGTCATCTACAAGCCTGAAGTGGGA AAAGTCCTGATGAAGCTGCGAAAACCACGTATCACTGCCTCTATATGGTCATCAGGGAAAATTATTTGCACTGGAGCAACAAG TGAGGAGGAAGCCAAACTGGGTGCTCGACGGTTGGCCCGCTGTCTGCAGAAGATTGGATTCAAG GTGAGATTCTCGGACTTTAAGGTTGTCAATGTGCTGGCTGTGTGCTCCATGCCTTTTCAGATCCGTCTCATTGAGTTCACTAAGAATAATCGGCCCATTGCCAG CTATGAACCCGAGATCCATCCTGCTGCGTCATACAGAATCAAAAACCTCAGGAGTACAGTGCAGGTGTTTTCCACAGGCAATATCACTGTTACAG GACCAAATGTTCAGAGTGTGGCATCTGCCGTGGAGCAGATTTATCctctgctgtttgagtgtcGGAAAACACTGTcataa
- the slc2a12 gene encoding solute carrier family 2, facilitated glucose transporter member 12 isoform X1 — MDSSEESVRMTSDPQSKTFLQSPDTHIHVEKSPSAESGNGAALVLCSVSVACLSGLMMGYEMSLISGALLQLRDVLTLSCPEQEQVVGSLLFGAFLLSLGGGTILDRYGQRFSIILTALICVLGTLLSVCVVSFWALVVGRMLVGMAVALSGTASCLYAAEVAPATWRGRCVCVYELMVVLGMLLGFGLSWAFAGVPDGWRFTFGGVLLPALLQAGIMPLLPQSPRFLLAQQREKEAYATLLRLRAGIKGVDAVEDELRAIRLALGAERLHGFLDLFRSRDNMLQRLLVGAALVFLQQATGQPNILAYASTVLSSVGFHGNEAATLASTGFGVVKVGGTIPAVFLVDKVGPKALLCVGAVIMTLSTATLGAVTMQSRTHVSSLCTGSVNKANLTISGMGDETDIQTNTPLGLYHASDYKLQTKHKSDPFLTSINDTKDHLILNYTYDHRTVLMEPAEGSEKDSSKIALQPLHVNEVSPSLKWISLVSLLVYVAGFSISLGPMVHVVLSAIFPTGIRGKAVSVISAFNWATNLLISMTFLTMTERIGLSTVIFSYAAMSFVLVVFVIVFVPETKGRSLEQISKDLAMKNHLSSTLLCHRRKHKSTAQPSLEEKALATI, encoded by the exons ATGGATTCATCTGAAGAGTCCGTAAGAATGACTTCTGACCCCCAGAGCAAAACATTTCTACAGAGTCCagatacacacatacatgtagaGAAAAGCCCATCTGCAGAATCGG gTAATGGTGCAGCTCTGGTGTTGTGTTCCGTGTCTGTGGCCTGCCTGAGTGGGTTGATGATGGGTTATGAGATGAGTCTGATATCAGGAGCTTTGCTTCAACTCAGGGATGTTTTGACTCTTTCCTgcccagagcaagagcaagtTGTTGGGTCTCTTCTGTTTGGAGCCTTCCTCCTCTCCCTGGGTGGCGGCACCATCCTGGACCGTTACGGACAGCGGTTCTCTATCATCCTCACTGCGCTGATTTGTGTGTTGGGGACGcttctgagtgtgtgtgtggtgtcaTTTTGGGCGCTGGTGGTTGGGCGGATGTTGGTCGGCATGGCGGTAGCGCTGTCAGGCACAGCGTCTTGCCTGTACGCGGCAGAAGTGGCACCGGCCACCTGGCGTGGAAGgtgcgtgtgtgtatatgaGTTAATGGTAGTTTTAGGCATGCTGTTGGGTTTTGGACTGAGTTGGGCATTCGCAGGGGTCCCAGATGGATGGAGATTTACGTTCGGTGGCGTGCTGCTCCCTGCTTTGCTGCAAGCCGGCATCATGCCGCTGTTGCCGCAGAGTCCGCGTTTTTTGCTAGCTCAACAGCGTGAGAAAGAGGCTTACGCCACTCTCCTCCGTCTCCGTGCAGGGATCAAAGGAGTGGACGCGGTGGAGGACGAACTTCGGGCTATTCGTCTGGCACTGGGGGCGGAGCGCCTCCACGGCTTCCTGGACCTCTTCCGTTCCCGTGACAACATGCTTCAGAGACTGCTTGTTGGCGCTGCTCTGGTTTTCTTGCAGCAGGCTACGGGACAGCCCAACATTTTGGCGTACGCGTCAACTGTTCTTAGCAGCGTGGGCTTTCATGGGAATGAGGCAGCGACTCTTGCGTCCACGGGGTTTGGTGTTGTTAAAGTGGGCGGGACCATTCCTGCAGTCTTTTTAGTGGACAAAGTGGGGCCTAAAGCCCTTCTTTGTGTTGGAGCCGTAATCATGACATTGTCAACAGCAACTCTGGGGGCCGTTACTATGCAGAGCCGCACACATGTTTCCAGCCTATGCACGGGCTCCGTAAATAAAGCAAACCTTACGATATCTGGGATGGGAGATGAGACTGATATCCAGACGAACACTCCACTGGGCTTATACCACGCTTCTGATTATAAACTTCAAACCAAGCACAAATCAGATCCTTTCCTCACTAGCATTAATGACACTAAGGACCATTTGATTTTAAACTACACTTATGATCATAGGACAGTATTGATGGAACCGGCTGAGGGTTCTGAGAAAGACAGTTCAAAAATAGCTCTTCAGCCTCTTCATGTTAATGAGGTGTCGCCCTCTCTGAAATGGATCTCGCTGGTCAGCCTGCTGGTATATGTAGCTGGATTCTCCATCAGCTTGGGACCAA TGGTTCATGTGGTTTTGAGTGCGATCTTCCCGACTGGCATCCGTGGAAAGGCTGTGTCTGTCATCTCTGCTTTTAACTGGGCCACAAATTTACTCATATCGATGACCTTCCTTACCATGacag AGAGGATCGGCCTGTCCACCGTGATCTTCTCCTATGCTGCTATGAGCTTTGTGTTGGTGGTGTTTGTGATTGTATTCGTGCCAGAGACGAAAGGCCGATCACTGGAACAGATCTCTAAGGACCTTGCCATGAA GAATCACCTGAGCAGCACACTGCTGTGTCATAGAAGAAAACACAAGTCTACAGCACAACCCTCACTGGAAGAAAAAGCTCTTGCAAccatttga
- the slc2a12 gene encoding solute carrier family 2, facilitated glucose transporter member 12 isoform X2 → MDSSEESVRMTSDPQSKTFLQSPDTHIHVEKSPSAESGNGAALVLCSVSVACLSGLMMGYEMSLISGALLQLRDVLTLSCPEQEQVVGSLLFGAFLLSLGGGTILDRYGQRFSIILTALICVLGTLLSVCVVSFWALVVGRMLVGMAVALSGTASCLYAAEVAPATWRGRCVCVYELMVVLGMLLGFGLSWAFAGVPDGWRFTFGGVLLPALLQAGIMPLLPQSPRFLLAQQREKEAYATLLRLRAGIKGVDAVEDELRAIRLALGAERLHGFLDLFRSRDNMLQRLLVGAALVFLQQATGQPNILAYASTVLSSVGFHGNEAATLASTGFGVVKVGGTIPAVFLVDKVGPKALLCVGAVIMTLSTATLGAVTMQSRTHVSSLCTGSVNKANLTISGMGDETDIQTNTPLGLYHASDYKLQTKHKSDPFLTSINDTKDHLILNYTYDHRTVLMEPAEGSEKDSSKIALQPLHVNEVSPSLKWISLVSLLVYVAGFSISLGPMVHVVLSAIFPTGIRGKAVSVISAFNWATNLLISMTFLTMTERIGLSTVIFSYAAMSFVLVVFVIVFVPETKGRSLEQISKDLAMKHVSCFAGIT, encoded by the exons ATGGATTCATCTGAAGAGTCCGTAAGAATGACTTCTGACCCCCAGAGCAAAACATTTCTACAGAGTCCagatacacacatacatgtagaGAAAAGCCCATCTGCAGAATCGG gTAATGGTGCAGCTCTGGTGTTGTGTTCCGTGTCTGTGGCCTGCCTGAGTGGGTTGATGATGGGTTATGAGATGAGTCTGATATCAGGAGCTTTGCTTCAACTCAGGGATGTTTTGACTCTTTCCTgcccagagcaagagcaagtTGTTGGGTCTCTTCTGTTTGGAGCCTTCCTCCTCTCCCTGGGTGGCGGCACCATCCTGGACCGTTACGGACAGCGGTTCTCTATCATCCTCACTGCGCTGATTTGTGTGTTGGGGACGcttctgagtgtgtgtgtggtgtcaTTTTGGGCGCTGGTGGTTGGGCGGATGTTGGTCGGCATGGCGGTAGCGCTGTCAGGCACAGCGTCTTGCCTGTACGCGGCAGAAGTGGCACCGGCCACCTGGCGTGGAAGgtgcgtgtgtgtatatgaGTTAATGGTAGTTTTAGGCATGCTGTTGGGTTTTGGACTGAGTTGGGCATTCGCAGGGGTCCCAGATGGATGGAGATTTACGTTCGGTGGCGTGCTGCTCCCTGCTTTGCTGCAAGCCGGCATCATGCCGCTGTTGCCGCAGAGTCCGCGTTTTTTGCTAGCTCAACAGCGTGAGAAAGAGGCTTACGCCACTCTCCTCCGTCTCCGTGCAGGGATCAAAGGAGTGGACGCGGTGGAGGACGAACTTCGGGCTATTCGTCTGGCACTGGGGGCGGAGCGCCTCCACGGCTTCCTGGACCTCTTCCGTTCCCGTGACAACATGCTTCAGAGACTGCTTGTTGGCGCTGCTCTGGTTTTCTTGCAGCAGGCTACGGGACAGCCCAACATTTTGGCGTACGCGTCAACTGTTCTTAGCAGCGTGGGCTTTCATGGGAATGAGGCAGCGACTCTTGCGTCCACGGGGTTTGGTGTTGTTAAAGTGGGCGGGACCATTCCTGCAGTCTTTTTAGTGGACAAAGTGGGGCCTAAAGCCCTTCTTTGTGTTGGAGCCGTAATCATGACATTGTCAACAGCAACTCTGGGGGCCGTTACTATGCAGAGCCGCACACATGTTTCCAGCCTATGCACGGGCTCCGTAAATAAAGCAAACCTTACGATATCTGGGATGGGAGATGAGACTGATATCCAGACGAACACTCCACTGGGCTTATACCACGCTTCTGATTATAAACTTCAAACCAAGCACAAATCAGATCCTTTCCTCACTAGCATTAATGACACTAAGGACCATTTGATTTTAAACTACACTTATGATCATAGGACAGTATTGATGGAACCGGCTGAGGGTTCTGAGAAAGACAGTTCAAAAATAGCTCTTCAGCCTCTTCATGTTAATGAGGTGTCGCCCTCTCTGAAATGGATCTCGCTGGTCAGCCTGCTGGTATATGTAGCTGGATTCTCCATCAGCTTGGGACCAA TGGTTCATGTGGTTTTGAGTGCGATCTTCCCGACTGGCATCCGTGGAAAGGCTGTGTCTGTCATCTCTGCTTTTAACTGGGCCACAAATTTACTCATATCGATGACCTTCCTTACCATGacag AGAGGATCGGCCTGTCCACCGTGATCTTCTCCTATGCTGCTATGAGCTTTGTGTTGGTGGTGTTTGTGATTGTATTCGTGCCAGAGACGAAAGGCCGATCACTGGAACAGATCTCTAAGGACCTTGCCATGAA ACACGTGTCCTGTTTTGCAGGAATCACCTGA